The following proteins come from a genomic window of Chitinophagales bacterium:
- a CDS encoding ATP-dependent helicase gives MDLRLSFTTQAFLDLKNPFEILVVTRKDDKVDYHTEPIPNRAVIARYKLDSWNLIAENFEFKKYQKLITQHKENYEKLGLSTGLTAYVNQYMTKYVFDTFQQIRRNFWECKITFKHQFKEGNIRNIPLSINFHEPRLRFEVMKDEDGKLHLKKYVYLEEDEYAEKDVEIFEFLIIKGTEYFVFNNTDFQTLTRLKKIDFEKYHYDAVGFSEEILMDLEKKYAVERHKHFPEEHIEVEPSYQLYLTESSDFLMLHPQYNYDDIVIEGAYKPENILYKNGVKIYVKRSQEKESEFTKEIQSTYADFEKQLNGYYFLSVSEAKKKNWFLNFYHNMLTKNVAIIGMDMLRNFRYSSFAIETKYSILGLENNLLSIQFKVNFGEEVVDNLELQKALQAKQKSILLSDNTIGVLTDEWLEKFGLLVKHSRIQKDILSVPKWILIFNRTLSEFQDSSQEQVIEEDWWEKWNQWQNSEAIINPISNDVKATLRPYQQKGFEWMVLLSKIGAGACLADDMGLGKTLQTICFLDYKKKQSPNTIQLIISPSSLMYNWKVEIEKFAPELKTHVYHQSNRNIEDLATNQADILITSYGTARADIELLEGLQFSTIVLDESHNIKNPTAQVSKAVLRLQADSKVILSGTPIMNNTLDLFPQLSFIVPQLFGSQEFFSKEYVHPIDRDKDKEKIEQLKRVTSPFVLRRTKEQVAKDLPSKTESIIWCEMGGAQKRYYNEVKDNIKNSLFVSIKSEGLGKSKMNVLAGIQKLRQLCSSPVPIEDYEHQTEESIKIDTLIEELEGNLVHNKVIVFSQFLGALDKIGQQLKVKEIAYYLIDGSTPQIKRQEQINKFQDKENPVRVFLLSLKAGNSGFTLTEANYVFLIDPWWNRQVENQAIDRVYRIGQDKNVFAYRMICKDTIEEKIIQLQTKKLQLSEELISEDEGFVKNLNEEDIEFLFG, from the coding sequence CAGCCTACGTAAATCAGTATATGACCAAATATGTCTTCGATACCTTTCAGCAAATACGAAGAAATTTTTGGGAATGTAAAATCACCTTTAAGCATCAGTTCAAAGAAGGGAATATTCGCAATATACCTTTATCCATAAACTTTCATGAACCTCGATTGAGATTTGAGGTCATGAAAGATGAAGATGGAAAACTACACCTTAAAAAATATGTCTATCTCGAAGAGGATGAGTATGCCGAGAAGGATGTAGAAATATTTGAATTTCTCATCATAAAAGGAACAGAATACTTTGTTTTCAACAATACGGATTTTCAAACCCTAACACGTCTTAAGAAAATCGATTTCGAAAAATATCATTATGATGCTGTCGGATTCTCAGAAGAAATCTTAATGGATTTAGAAAAGAAATATGCAGTAGAACGCCATAAACACTTCCCTGAAGAACATATAGAAGTGGAGCCTAGCTATCAGCTATACCTGACAGAGTCTTCTGATTTTCTCATGCTGCATCCGCAGTATAACTATGATGACATCGTAATAGAAGGAGCTTATAAACCTGAAAATATTTTATATAAAAATGGAGTAAAAATCTATGTCAAACGCTCTCAGGAAAAGGAGTCTGAGTTTACCAAAGAGATACAATCGACGTATGCTGATTTTGAAAAGCAATTGAACGGTTACTATTTTCTCTCTGTATCCGAAGCGAAAAAGAAAAACTGGTTTCTCAATTTTTACCATAATATGCTCACGAAAAACGTGGCTATTATAGGTATGGATATGTTGCGGAATTTTCGCTATTCTAGCTTCGCTATCGAAACGAAATATTCCATACTTGGATTAGAAAATAACTTACTGTCTATTCAATTCAAAGTAAATTTCGGCGAGGAAGTAGTTGATAATTTAGAGCTTCAAAAAGCCTTGCAGGCAAAGCAGAAGAGTATATTGCTCTCCGATAATACTATTGGCGTTTTGACCGATGAATGGTTGGAAAAATTTGGACTATTAGTGAAACATAGCCGAATTCAAAAAGATATTTTATCTGTACCCAAGTGGATTTTGATATTCAATAGAACGCTCTCCGAGTTTCAAGACAGTTCCCAAGAACAGGTGATAGAAGAAGATTGGTGGGAAAAATGGAATCAATGGCAAAATAGTGAAGCAATCATTAATCCGATATCGAATGATGTCAAAGCGACACTCCGACCTTATCAGCAAAAAGGTTTTGAATGGATGGTCTTACTGAGTAAAATAGGCGCTGGTGCTTGCCTAGCAGATGATATGGGTTTGGGTAAAACCTTACAGACTATTTGTTTTCTGGATTACAAAAAGAAACAAAGCCCTAATACTATCCAACTTATCATCTCCCCTTCATCTCTTATGTATAATTGGAAAGTAGAGATAGAAAAATTCGCCCCGGAACTCAAAACCCATGTCTATCATCAGTCTAATAGAAATATAGAAGACCTCGCTACGAATCAGGCTGATATTTTGATAACTAGCTATGGGACTGCCAGAGCGGATATAGAACTTCTCGAAGGATTACAATTTTCTACCATCGTGCTAGACGAAAGCCATAATATAAAAAACCCTACAGCGCAAGTTTCAAAGGCAGTGCTGAGGCTTCAAGCAGATTCCAAAGTTATCTTGAGCGGTACGCCTATCATGAATAACACGTTGGACTTGTTTCCACAATTATCATTCATCGTTCCACAGCTTTTTGGCAGCCAGGAATTTTTCTCCAAAGAGTACGTGCACCCGATAGACCGTGATAAGGATAAAGAAAAAATAGAACAACTCAAACGCGTGACAAGTCCATTTGTATTGAGACGAACGAAGGAACAAGTAGCAAAAGATTTACCTTCCAAAACAGAATCTATCATCTGGTGTGAAATGGGCGGCGCTCAAAAACGATACTACAATGAGGTCAAAGATAATATTAAAAACTCTCTTTTCGTCAGTATCAAATCAGAAGGACTAGGGAAGTCGAAGATGAATGTCTTAGCCGGAATTCAGAAATTACGCCAACTCTGTAGCTCACCTGTGCCTATAGAAGACTATGAACACCAAACGGAGGAATCTATAAAAATAGATACCTTGATAGAAGAATTAGAAGGCAATTTAGTTCATAATAAAGTCATTGTATTTTCGCAGTTTTTAGGTGCTTTAGATAAAATAGGTCAACAATTAAAGGTAAAAGAAATAGCTTATTATCTCATTGACGGCAGTACGCCACAAATCAAGCGTCAAGAACAAATCAATAAATTTCAAGACAAAGAAAATCCAGTGCGTGTTTTTCTGCTAAGTTTGAAAGCTGGTAATTCAGGTTTTACTTTAACGGAAGCTAATTACGTATTCCTCATCGACCCTTGGTGGAATAGACAAGTCGAGAACCAAGCGATAGACCGCGTGTATCGTATAGGTCAGGATAAAAATGTTTTTGCTTATCGCATGATATGTAAAGATACCATCGAAGAAAAAATCATCCAACTTCAAACCAAAAAACTACAACTCAGTGAAGAACTCATCTCCGAAGATGAAGGATTTGTGAAGAATTTAAATGAAGAGGATATAGAGTTTTTGTTTGGGTAG